The Mycobacteriales bacterium genomic interval GCCGCGCGAGCGGTTGCCCCGCCGGTTGCGCCGCCGGGCGCGCCACAGGTCGTGCCTGCATCGCGACCCGCCAGTCACGTTCGGCGCGGGCGAGCGCCGCCCGGCGCAGGTGGACGAGCAGAGCGCCGAGGAGCAGGTCGAGGAGCAGGTGCGGCGCGAGCAGCCACAGCGGGCCGAGCAGGCCCCCGATCAGGGTGGCCACCGACAGGACCAGCAACGCGACGAGCAACCGGCGGCGGCGGGCGGCGGCGGCGGCGCGGACCGGCCGCACGACCGGCGAAGCCGCCGGATCGGCGCGGTTCCGCGGCGGCACGGGCGCCGGTGAGCCGCCGCCCGGAGGCCTCGGCGACGGATCGTCGGCCCCCTCGCCCGCGGACGCGCCGGTGTCCCGGCGGGCCAGCACCCGCATCGCGTCGTGGAATTTGTCCACGGTCCCGGCCGAGCCGCTGCCGTCGTACGAGCGCAGCGCCATGGGGACGAGCACGACGAGCCAGGCACCGACGATGACGAGGAGGATCAGACCGCTGCCCACGGCGCCCGACCGTAGTGATCAGGACATCGCCGGTCGCGCCGCCGCGCCGGGGGCATTGCCACGACTTTCCGGCCGCGTCAAGGGCTCCTGTCGAGGTAGCCGGCCAGCACGCCGCCCTGCACCTCGTCGCGAAGCAGCGCGTAGCAGACGTGGTCGCGCCACTGCTCGTCGATGAACAGCAGGCGCAGGTGCAGGCCTTCCTCCCGGAAGCCGAGCTTCTCGACGACCCGCCGTGACGCGGTGTTCTCCGGCCGCACGTCCGCCTCGATGCGGTGCAGCCCGACCGGGCCGAAGCAGTGGTCCAGCACCAGCGCGAGTGCCGTGGGCAGGACGCCGCGGCCGGCGACCCGCTGGTCGACCCAGTACCCGACCGATGCCCCGTCCAGGGCGCCCCGGACGACGTGCGCCACGGTCACCTGGCCGGCCAGCCGGCCGCCGACCTCCACCGCGAAGGGCAGCATCCGGCCGGCCCGCGCCTCGCGGCGGGTGCTGCGCAGCAGTGCCGCGAACACCACCGGGCTGTGCCGGTCGCGCCAGCTCGCCGGAGCCGCGTCCGCGGGGCGGCCCTCCCAGCGCGCGAGCCAGCCCTCGTTGCGGATCCGTACCTCCGACCAGGCGCCGGCGTCACGGGCCTGCAGCGGCCGGACCTGCACCTCGCCGTGCGCGAGGCGCGCCGGCCAGCCGGGCGGGCTCATCCGTGGTCGCCGCCACCGCGCAGCTGCGCGAGGGCGTGCCCGAGCACCGGGGCGAGCACCGCCACACCGTCCCGCACGCCACCGGTCGAGCCGGGCAGGTTGACCACCAGCGCCGAGCCGATCGTCCCGGCGACGCCGCGGGACAGGATGGCCAGCGGGACAGCGGCCGCGTTGCGGGACCGCAGCGCCTCCGACAGCCCCGGCGCCTCACGGTCGAGCAGCGGCCGGGTCGCCTCCGGCGTGACGTCGCGCGGCGTCAGCCCGGTCCCGCCGGTCGTCACCACCAGGTCGTACGCCGGGGCGGCGGCGCGCAGGGCGACCTGCACGGCGGGCACCTCGTCGGGGACCACCACCGGCTCGCCGACCTCGAGGCCGAGCTCGCGCAGCAGACCGGCCAGCAGCGGGCCGGAGGTGTCCGGCCGCTCGCCCCGGAACGAGCGGTCCGAGACGGTGACGACCTGCGCCCGCCCCCGGACCGGGACGGCGCTCACCGGGTCCAGTCCCCCGTCTTCCCGCCGGTCTTGTTCTCGACCCGGACGGCGCCGATGACCGCGCGGGGGTCGACCGCCTTGGTCATGTCGACCACGGTCAGGCAGGCGACCGTGACGGCGGTCAGCGCCTCCATCTCCACCCCGGTGCGGTCG includes:
- a CDS encoding GNAT family protein, whose translation is MSPPGWPARLAHGEVQVRPLQARDAGAWSEVRIRNEGWLARWEGRPADAAPASWRDRHSPVVFAALLRSTRREARAGRMLPFAVEVGGRLAGQVTVAHVVRGALDGASVGYWVDQRVAGRGVLPTALALVLDHCFGPVGLHRIEADVRPENTASRRVVEKLGFREEGLHLRLLFIDEQWRDHVCYALLRDEVQGGVLAGYLDRSP
- a CDS encoding MogA/MoaB family molybdenum cofactor biosynthesis protein, with amino-acid sequence MSAVPVRGRAQVVTVSDRSFRGERPDTSGPLLAGLLRELGLEVGEPVVVPDEVPAVQVALRAAAPAYDLVVTTGGTGLTPRDVTPEATRPLLDREAPGLSEALRSRNAAAVPLAILSRGVAGTIGSALVVNLPGSTGGVRDGVAVLAPVLGHALAQLRGGGDHG